One window from the genome of Paramormyrops kingsleyae isolate MSU_618 chromosome 3, PKINGS_0.4, whole genome shotgun sequence encodes:
- the LOC111839036 gene encoding uncharacterized protein: MVNFIQVPKQEDCTPATVRVGKDNVTILAGKAVQVWCRVPQNFDTSDLLVLYEPVEDNVALRHLSIGEGLLKVNNTPRPYVKIPISNHSKDDVFLPRRTALGTIQHVTKLIETEAPATTSHQPNPVTRSATGIDKTTPPSDPLTELWLPPVDLSHLSPDQQKSVEKVLVEECRAFSRDSGDIGCIPSLQMEIRLKDDTPVQRAYASIPKPLYREVKEYIQELLGKGWVVKSRSPYAAPVICVRKRDGSLRLCIDYRLLNSKTVPDKHPLPRIQDPAVKPQKGNRRSKERSTAPDHFQNPEIRDSEDGAPFYWCCTPVDYSRIEHPYTPEQERCIDAEEEQMTNMENVEGTNLPLSDDGQGEPQFHEEMGSQESSPQPASSFEPEQDSSLEESPRWRQLTRQRRPTRIFTYPSLGQPDYCPCPTVNAVNVQPAMYPLLYYHAVYPQPPYPTTNPYLQIPYTVPCFWNEGH, encoded by the exons GGAAAAGCGGTTCAAGTATGGTGCAGGGTACCCCAAAACTTTGACACCTCTGACCTCCTTGTTCTGTACGAACCTGTTGAAGATAATGTTGCCCTAAGACATCTGAGTATAGGAGAGGGACTCCTGAAGGTTAACAACACACCGAGACCCTATGTTAAGATTCCTATATCCAACCACTCAAAAGATGATGTGTTCCTGCCAAGACGCACAGCTCTGGGGACAATCCAACATGTCACCAAATTAATAGAAACAGAAGCACCAGCAACCACCTCACATCAACCTAACCCCGTCACAAGATCGGCCACAGGGATAGACAAAACCACCCCTCCTAGTGATCCTCTTACTGAGCTCTGGCTGCCGCCAGTTGACCTTAGCCACCTCAGTCCAGACCAACAAAAGTCAGTTGAAAAGGTGTTAGTTGAAGAGTGTCGAGCATTCTCTCGTGACAGTGGCGATATAGGATGTATTCCCTCCCTACAAATGGAAATCAGACTTAAAGACGACACACCAGTCCAAAGAGCCTACGCATCCATCCCAAAGCCCCTCTACAGAGAAGTGAAGGAGTACATCCAAGAACTGTTAGGTAAGGGGTGGGTGGTAAAATCTCGGTCCCCCTACGCAGCCCCTGTCATCTGTGTTAGAAAGAGGGATGGATCTCTACGTTTATGTATTGACTACCGCCTCCTGAATAGCAAAACTGTTCCAGATAAACACCCACTCCCACGAATCCAGGAC CCCGCTGTCAAGCCACAAAAGGGAAATAGAAGGTCCAAGGAAAGGTCGACGGCTCCTGATCACTTCCAAAACCCAGAAATCAGGGACTCAGAAGATGGTGCACCTTTCTATTGGTGTTGTACTCCTGTTGACTATTCTCGAATTGAACATCCGTATACACCGGAGCAAGAACGATGCATTGATGCAGAAGAGGAACAGATGACCAACATGGAAAATGTGGAAGGCACGAACTTACCTCTGTCGGATGATGGCCAGGGAGAACCCCAGTTCCATGAGGAAATGGGGAGTCAAGAGTCCAGCCCCCAACCAGCATCAAGTTTTGAGCCAGAACAGGACTCAAGTCTAGAGGAATCACCCCGCTGGAGGCAGCTCACCAGGCAGAGACGACCAACGAGGATATTCACTTATCCATCCCTGGGTCAGCCAGACTATTGTCCTTGTCCAACGGTGAACGCAGTCAATGTCCAGCCGGCAATGTATCCTTTATTGTATTACCATGCCGTTTACCCACAACCCCCTTACCCTACGACCAACCCTTACCTGCAGATACCATATACAGTTCCCTGCTTTTGGAATGAAGGACACTGA